The Candidatus Caldatribacterium sp. nucleotide sequence TGCCTCGTCAAAAGAGAAACATCCAGCGTAGAGCAAAGCCGAGTACTCACCAAGGCTGTGGCCGGCAACCACATCAGGGGAAAAGGGTATTCTTCTTGCAATCAGGGTGCTCATGGTAAGAATAACCGGTTGACAGTTCTTTGTAAGGTTGAGCTCCTCCTCTGGACCTTCA carries:
- a CDS encoding ACP S-malonyltransferase, giving the protein MKVAFLFPGQGSQKVGMLKEWIEKYPQDVQEIFKEASRICGEDLLRLALEGPEEELNLTKNCQPVILTMSTLIARRIPFSPDVVAGHSLGEYSALLYAGCFSFDEA